From a region of the Streptococcus ruminantium genome:
- a CDS encoding thioredoxin family protein yields the protein MIFPTTIEEVAQLIEDGKPTVFLFVTTWCGDCHYIKPHLPAIEAEFPDLTFVQLDRDDFMSLAQQWAILGIPSLVVLKNGQEIGRFVDKNRKTKEEIINFLTGLDM from the coding sequence ATGATTTTTCCAACGACTATTGAAGAAGTCGCTCAACTGATTGAAGATGGCAAGCCAACGGTTTTCCTATTTGTAACAACTTGGTGTGGGGATTGTCACTATATTAAACCACATTTGCCAGCCATTGAAGCAGAATTTCCTGATTTGACTTTTGTTCAATTAGATCGGGATGATTTTATGTCTTTAGCACAGCAATGGGCGATTTTAGGGATTCCGAGCTTAGTCGTTCTGAAAAACGGTCAAGAAATTGGTCGTTTTGTAGATAAAAATCGCAAGACCAAAGAAGAAATTATCAACTTTTTAACTGGATTGGATATGTAG
- the ytpR gene encoding YtpR family tRNA-binding protein: MIFTYNREHVGDVLMVIVMENKGQAVAFERKGKVARVFLAETGQTVAWNIFEVSKLVELAGKGQVFLTDEQVAVLNAELSKEGFAESLVNDNSPKFVVGQIAELVPHPDSDHLNICQVNVGDKTVQIVAGAPNAAQGLKTIVALPGAMMPSGSLIFPGKLRGEDSFGMMCSPRELPLPNAPQVRGIIELDDSAVVGEAFDPVKHWKG, from the coding sequence ATGATTTTTACATACAATAGAGAACATGTCGGCGATGTTCTCATGGTTATCGTGATGGAAAACAAGGGGCAAGCAGTTGCTTTTGAGCGTAAGGGAAAAGTGGCGCGTGTATTCCTGGCAGAGACAGGTCAGACAGTAGCTTGGAATATCTTTGAAGTGTCAAAATTAGTGGAACTTGCTGGTAAGGGTCAGGTGTTTTTGACAGATGAGCAAGTGGCTGTTTTGAATGCAGAATTATCCAAAGAAGGTTTTGCAGAAAGCTTGGTCAATGACAACAGTCCGAAATTTGTTGTCGGTCAGATTGCGGAATTGGTTCCTCATCCAGACAGCGACCACCTCAATATCTGTCAGGTCAATGTCGGTGACAAAACGGTGCAAATCGTAGCTGGTGCGCCAAATGCTGCACAAGGATTGAAAACTATTGTGGCTCTTCCGGGGGCAATGATGCCGAGCGGTAGCCTAATCTTCCCAGGAAAATTGCGCGGTGAAGATAGTTTTGGTATGATGTGCAGTCCACGTGAATTGCCTCTACCAAACGCACCACAAGTCCGTGGTATTATCGAATTAGACGACTCCGCAGTGGTCGGAGAGGCCTTTGATCCAGTTAAACACTGGAAGGGATAG
- a CDS encoding DUF2785 domain-containing protein translates to MKNILISKLQSTQSYTNQELIWLLENIGHPDPTIRDELVYASFCHIFLEGLITREQAQSLLQFSQETKPFSLEGSTQKRSFICLLYSLLLSVDNEPESIYHAFLSTNDRELLFQQALDYLAIENDWSGYDEKLGWIHTAAHGADFLLAASCHDQFPAEKNKEVWQTIVTCLTKQSKVFSAGEEIRLAQIPVYLLLNEKVSSQELTEWISKLDFPNQEPVDYFRWLNLQHFLSSLYFQLRSHQALTEEIEQAIEGKIEPT, encoded by the coding sequence ATGAAAAACATCCTTATCTCAAAGCTACAATCCACCCAATCGTATACCAATCAGGAACTAATCTGGCTGTTAGAAAACATCGGCCATCCAGACCCTACTATACGCGACGAACTGGTCTATGCTAGTTTTTGCCATATCTTTTTGGAGGGCTTGATTACAAGAGAACAAGCACAGTCGCTACTGCAATTCTCTCAAGAAACCAAGCCATTTTCCCTGGAAGGCTCCACACAAAAACGAAGTTTTATTTGCTTACTTTACTCTCTGTTGCTGTCTGTCGATAATGAGCCAGAGTCTATTTATCATGCATTTTTAAGCACTAACGACCGCGAGCTACTCTTCCAGCAGGCCTTGGATTATTTGGCGATTGAGAATGATTGGTCTGGCTATGATGAAAAACTCGGTTGGATCCACACTGCTGCCCACGGAGCAGATTTTCTTCTGGCTGCAAGCTGTCATGATCAATTTCCCGCTGAAAAAAACAAAGAAGTCTGGCAAACTATTGTCACTTGTCTAACTAAACAAAGTAAAGTTTTCTCAGCTGGCGAGGAAATCCGTCTGGCACAAATCCCTGTCTACCTCCTGCTGAATGAAAAAGTGTCCAGCCAAGAGCTGACGGAATGGATTAGCAAGCTGGACTTTCCAAATCAAGAACCAGTAGACTACTTCCGGTGGCTCAATCTCCAACATTTTCTGTCTAGTCTTTACTTCCAACTTAGGTCACATCAAGCATTGACCGAAGAAATCGAACAGGCTATTGAAGGAAAAATTGAACCAACATAA
- a CDS encoding single-stranded DNA-binding protein, producing MYNKTIVIGRLTAQPELTQTSTGKKLTRVTIAVNRRFKTENGEREADFLNVIFWGKLAETLVSYGSKGSLISIDGELRTRKYEKDGSNHYVTEILGQTFQLLESRAQRAMRENNVGDDLADLVLEEEELPF from the coding sequence ATGTATAATAAAACTATTGTGATTGGTCGCTTGACGGCTCAACCTGAATTGACCCAGACATCCACCGGGAAAAAACTGACCCGTGTAACGATTGCAGTCAACAGACGTTTCAAGACGGAGAATGGTGAACGTGAGGCGGATTTCCTCAATGTGATTTTCTGGGGGAAATTGGCGGAAACGCTTGTTTCCTACGGAAGTAAAGGAAGTCTGATTTCTATTGATGGAGAATTGCGAACTCGAAAATACGAAAAAGACGGAAGCAACCACTATGTGACCGAAATCTTGGGTCAGACCTTCCAACTGTTAGAAAGCCGAGCTCAACGTGCCATGCGTGAAAATAATGTAGGTGATGATCTTGCAGATCTAGTTTTAGAAGAGGAAGAATTACCATTCTAA
- the groES gene encoding co-chaperone GroES, translating into MLKPLGDRIVVKFEEKEQTVGGFVLAGASQEKTREASVLAVGKGIHTFNGDLVAPEVAVGDKVLVDAHAGLEVKDGDQTVHIVRESDILAIIG; encoded by the coding sequence ATGTTGAAACCATTGGGCGATCGTATCGTCGTAAAATTTGAAGAAAAAGAACAAACAGTTGGCGGTTTTGTCCTAGCTGGAGCTAGCCAAGAAAAAACGAGGGAAGCAAGTGTGCTTGCAGTTGGAAAAGGGATTCACACCTTTAATGGTGACCTAGTAGCACCAGAAGTAGCAGTTGGTGACAAGGTTTTGGTTGATGCTCATGCTGGGCTTGAGGTTAAAGACGGTGATCAAACTGTCCATATTGTCCGTGAATCAGATATTTTAGCAATTATCGGATAA
- the groL gene encoding chaperonin GroEL (60 kDa chaperone family; promotes refolding of misfolded polypeptides especially under stressful conditions; forms two stacked rings of heptamers to form a barrel-shaped 14mer; ends can be capped by GroES; misfolded proteins enter the barrel where they are refolded when GroES binds): MAKEIKFAADARESMVRGVDILADTVKVTLGPKGRNVVLEKAYGSPLITNDGVTIAKEIELEDHFENMGAKLVSEVASKTNDIAGDGTTTATLLTQAIVREGLKNVTAGANPIGIRRGIEAAVTTAVEALKAQAIPVSSKEAIAQVAAVSSRSEKVGEYISEAMERVGKDGVITIEESRGMETELDVVEGMQFDRGYLSQYMVTDNEKMVAELENPFILITDKKISHIQDILPLLESILQTNRPLLIIADDVDGEALPTLVLNKIRGTFNVVAVKAPGFGDRRKAMLEDIAILTGGTVITEDLGLDLKDATIEALGQAAKVVVDKDGTTIVEGAGNPEAISNRVAVIKSQIEGTTSEFDREKLQERLAKLSGGVAVIKVGAATETELKEMKLRIEDALNATRAAVEEGIVAGGGTALVNVINSVAQLELKGDDETGRNIVLRALEEPVRQIAYNAGYEGSVIIDKLKNSEFGTGFNAATGEWVNMIEAGIIDPVKVTRSALQNAASVASLILTTEAVVANKPEPAAPAMPQGMDGMGMGY; the protein is encoded by the coding sequence ATGGCAAAAGAAATTAAATTTGCAGCAGACGCTCGTGAGAGCATGGTTCGTGGTGTTGATATTTTGGCGGATACTGTTAAGGTAACCTTGGGACCTAAGGGTCGTAATGTTGTTTTGGAAAAGGCCTATGGCTCTCCTCTCATCACAAATGATGGTGTAACCATTGCTAAGGAAATTGAGTTGGAAGACCATTTTGAAAATATGGGTGCTAAACTGGTGTCTGAAGTGGCTTCAAAAACCAATGATATTGCAGGGGATGGAACAACTACCGCAACACTTTTAACGCAAGCCATTGTTCGTGAAGGGTTGAAAAACGTAACTGCCGGTGCTAACCCAATCGGTATCCGTCGCGGTATCGAAGCAGCGGTCACAACAGCAGTTGAGGCCTTGAAGGCGCAAGCAATTCCAGTTTCAAGCAAAGAAGCTATTGCCCAAGTAGCTGCTGTATCATCTCGTTCTGAAAAAGTCGGTGAATACATCTCTGAAGCCATGGAACGCGTGGGTAAAGACGGTGTAATTACTATTGAAGAATCTCGTGGCATGGAAACAGAGCTGGATGTCGTAGAAGGTATGCAGTTTGACCGTGGTTATCTTTCACAATACATGGTGACAGACAATGAAAAAATGGTGGCAGAACTTGAAAATCCATTTATTTTGATTACAGATAAGAAAATTTCTCATATCCAAGATATATTGCCATTGTTGGAGAGCATTTTGCAGACCAATCGTCCACTTTTGATCATTGCTGACGATGTAGATGGCGAGGCCTTGCCGACCCTTGTTCTCAATAAAATTCGTGGTACTTTTAACGTTGTAGCTGTCAAAGCACCTGGATTTGGCGATCGTCGCAAGGCTATGTTGGAAGACATTGCTATCTTGACGGGTGGAACAGTCATTACTGAGGACCTTGGTTTGGACTTGAAAGATGCGACAATTGAGGCTCTCGGTCAGGCAGCTAAGGTTGTCGTTGATAAAGATGGCACAACTATTGTAGAAGGTGCCGGAAATCCAGAAGCTATCAGCAATCGTGTAGCAGTGATTAAGTCACAAATTGAGGGAACCACTTCTGAGTTTGATCGCGAGAAATTACAAGAACGCCTAGCGAAGTTGTCTGGTGGCGTGGCAGTGATTAAGGTCGGTGCTGCAACAGAAACTGAGCTGAAAGAAATGAAACTTCGTATAGAAGACGCTCTCAATGCAACACGTGCTGCGGTTGAAGAAGGAATTGTTGCCGGTGGTGGTACAGCTCTTGTAAATGTGATCAATAGCGTAGCTCAGCTTGAACTAAAAGGCGATGATGAAACAGGACGAAATATCGTTCTTCGCGCTCTAGAAGAGCCAGTTCGTCAGATTGCTTACAATGCTGGTTATGAAGGCTCTGTTATCATTGATAAGTTGAAAAACTCAGAGTTTGGCACAGGTTTCAACGCAGCGACAGGTGAGTGGGTCAATATGATTGAAGCAGGGATCATTGATCCAGTTAAAGTGACACGTTCAGCCCTTCAAAATGCAGCTTCAGTAGCTAGCTTGATTTTGACAACAGAGGCAGTCGTTGCTAATAAGCCAGAACCAGCAGCCCCAGCTATGCCACAAGGTATGGATGGTATGGGTATGGGCTACTAA
- the rpsL gene encoding 30S ribosomal protein S12, translating into MPTINQLVRKPRKSKVEKSKSPALNVGYNSRKKVQTNVSSPQKRGVATRVGTMTPKKPNSALRKFARVRLSNLIEVTAYIPGIGHNLQEHSVVLLRGGRVKDLPGVRYHIVRGALDTAGVNDRKQGRSKYGTKRPKG; encoded by the coding sequence ATGCCTACAATTAACCAGTTGGTACGCAAACCACGTAAGTCTAAAGTAGAAAAATCTAAATCACCAGCTTTGAACGTTGGTTATAACAGCCGTAAAAAAGTTCAAACAAACGTTTCATCACCACAAAAACGTGGCGTTGCAACTCGTGTCGGAACAATGACACCTAAAAAACCTAACTCAGCCCTTCGTAAATTCGCTCGTGTGCGTTTGAGCAACTTGATTGAAGTGACTGCCTACATCCCAGGTATCGGCCACAATTTGCAAGAGCACAGTGTTGTTCTTCTCCGTGGTGGACGTGTAAAGGACCTTCCAGGGGTACGTTACCATATCGTTCGTGGTGCACTTGATACTGCAGGTGTTAACGATCGTAAGCAAGGCCGTTCTAAATACGGTACAAAACGTCCAAAAGGCTAA
- the rpsG gene encoding 30S ribosomal protein S7 encodes MSRKNQAPKREVLPDPLYNSKLVTRLINRVMLDGKRGTAASIVYGAFEQIKEATGNDALEVFETAMENIMPVLEVRARRVGGSNYQVPVEVRPERRTTLGLRWLVTIARNRGEHTMIDRLAKEIMDAANNTGAAVKKREDTHKMAEANRAFAHFRW; translated from the coding sequence ATGAGTCGTAAAAATCAAGCGCCTAAGCGCGAAGTATTGCCAGATCCATTGTATAACTCAAAATTGGTAACTCGTTTGATTAACCGTGTTATGTTGGATGGTAAACGTGGTACAGCTGCATCAATCGTTTATGGTGCTTTCGAGCAAATCAAAGAAGCAACTGGCAACGATGCACTTGAAGTATTTGAAACAGCGATGGAAAACATCATGCCTGTATTGGAAGTACGCGCACGCCGTGTCGGTGGTTCTAACTACCAAGTTCCAGTTGAAGTTCGTCCAGAGCGTCGTACGACACTTGGTCTTCGTTGGTTGGTGACCATTGCACGTAACCGTGGTGAGCATACGATGATTGATCGTCTTGCAAAAGAAATCATGGATGCGGCTAACAACACAGGTGCAGCTGTTAAGAAACGTGAAGATACTCACAAAATGGCAGAAGCAAACCGTGCATTTGCACACTTCCGCTGGTAA